A window of Hyperolius riggenbachi isolate aHypRig1 chromosome 1, aHypRig1.pri, whole genome shotgun sequence contains these coding sequences:
- the CHRNA9 gene encoding neuronal acetylcholine receptor subunit alpha-9: MVWRPDIVLYNKADDEFSEPVNTNVVLHYDGKITWDSPAITKSSCVVDVSYFPFDDQQCNLTFGSWTYNGNQVDIINAMDTGDLSDFVENVEWEMHGMPAVKNVITYGCCSEPYPDITFTLILKRRSSFYIFNLLIPCLMISFLAPLGFYLPADSGEKVSLGVTVLLALTVFQLMVAESMPPSESVPLIGKYYIATMTMITASTALTIIIMNIHLCGAEAKPIPNWARVVILNYMSKIFFVYDVGENCISSQKESDSISQDSVHSYEDYDKEQVYDTFRRPLSCVGNFVYDVDIHAKLNGGAVGNKEGQHDIPHHEYCNHCIHYRVLASNIEYITNWYKEQKSINLTGIEWKKVAKVMDRFFMWIFFTMVFFMSILIIAKAV; this comes from the exons ATGGTGTGGAGACCAGATATAGTGCTATACAACAA GGCTGATGACGAATTTTCAGAACCAGTAAACACAAACGTTGTCCTGCATTATGATGGCAAGATCACATGGGATTCACCCGCTATCACTAAGAGCTCTTGCGTAGTGGATGTCTCTTATTTCCCATTTGATGACCAGCAATGTAACTTGACCTTTGGCTCCTGGACTTACAATGGGAACCAGGTGGATATAATAAACGCAATGGACACCGGAGACCTGTCTGACTTTGTTGAAAATGTGGAATGGGAAATGCATGGCATGCCAGCGGTGAAGAATGTCATTACATACGGCTGCTGCTCAGAGCCATACCCCGATATCACCTTCACTCTGATCCTCAAGCGGAGATCTTCCTTCTATATATTCAATCTGCTCATCCCATGCCTGATGATATCGTTCCTGGCTCCGCTAGGATTCTACCTCCCGGCGGACTCCGGGGAGAAGGTCTCTCTAGGAGTCACTGTGCTTTTGGCACTGACTGTTTTTCAGTTAATGGTGGCTGAAAGTATGCCTCCTTCAGAAAGTGTGCCATTAATAG GTAAATACTACATAGCCACAATGACCATGATTACAGCTTCTACAGCCCTGACCATCATCATCATGAATATTCACCTATGTGGGGCAGAAGCAAAGCCCATCCCTAACTGGGCCAGGGTCGTCATCCTCAACTACATGTCCAAGATATTTTTTGTTTATGATGTAGGAGAGAATTGCATCAGTTCCCAGAAGGAAAGTGACAGCATTTCACAGGACAGCGTTCATTCCTATGAAGACTATGACAAGGAGCAGGTCTACGACACCTTTAGGCGCCCACTCTCTTGTGTGGGTAACTTTGTCTATGACGTTGATATCCATGCAAAGCTCAATGGCGGCGCAGTTGGCAATAAGGAAGGGCAGCACGACATCCCCCATCATGAGTACTGCAACCACTGCATTCACTACAGAGTTCTGGCAAGTAACATTGAATACATCACCAACTGGTACAAAGAGCAGAAGTCCATCAACCTCACGGGAATTGAGTGGAAGAAAGTGGCCAAGGTGATGGACCGCTTCTTTATGTGGATCTTTTTCACTATGGTCTTTTTTATGAGCATTCTAATCATTGCAAAGGCAGTGTAA